A window of the Harmonia axyridis chromosome 5, icHarAxyr1.1, whole genome shotgun sequence genome harbors these coding sequences:
- the LOC123680658 gene encoding retinol dehydrogenase 11-like, with protein MIIPYIYFKYFFYFIVFVCLPVVALILLKIFQKLTLGKCKSLACLSGKTAIVTGGSTGIGYETALHLASRGCRVIIADKFGALRAAKKIMRYTSNQNVLNKYLDLASLKSVREFAKDINETEERLDILINNACASGVSNNHTEDGLHETMQINHFGPFLLTHLLSDLLKKSAPSRIIFVSSASAFFSNLSIENLNYPKDHPLSLFRTGLIYGNSKLCNVIAANGFAKRLEDYGVICNSLHPGWVNNNFEKNPEESAGLDGLDQIIMSPISFAYAKTPREGAQTTLHLAFSESLKNVTGKHFWDCVTFPLPPGARNEKFCQDIWKESEIFVKLEDSEKLPLINPKKEHNYRYIYREGEDVEVMLDQLRSKQEQMESTNSDKVENEENKEIEKETKDNEFVENGDEIKKEKKDDEFVENGNESILRFRKINDQKDFLNMNGDAEHKDKKERS; from the exons ATGATCATACCTTACatctattttaaatatttcttctATTTCATTGTTTTCGTATGTTTGCCTGTAGTCGCGTTGATTCTATTGAAGATTTTCCAAAAGTTGACCCTTGGAAAATGCAAAAGTTTGGCCTGTTTATCCGGAAAAACTGCGATAGTAACCGGAGGATCAACAG gtatAGGATATGAAACAGCCCTCCACTTGGCCTCTAGGGGATGCAGAGTGATAATAGCAGATAAATTTGGAGCTCTTAGAGCAGCTAAGAAAATTATGCGATACACAAGCAATCAGAACGTCCTCAACAAATACCTGGACCTTGCTTCATTGAAGTCGGTAAGGGAGTTCGCCAAAGATATAAATGAAACAGAGGAAAGATTGGACATTTTGATAAATAACGCATGTGCCTCAGGCGTTTCTAATAACCACACAGAAGATGGACTACACGAGACGATGCAAATTAATCATTTTGGACCATTTTTGTTGACACATCTGCTTTCAG ATCTTCTTAAGAAATCAGCACCAAGCAGGATCATCTTCGTAAGCTCGGCTTCAGCTTTCTTCAGTAACCTATCCATAGAAAATTTGAACTACCCAAAGGATCATCCATTGTCACTCTTCAGAACAGGACTCATTTACGGAAATTCCAAACTTTGCAATGTTATTGCAGCTAATGGATTCGCTAAAAGACTTGAAGATTATGGTGTAATTTGCAACTCATTACATCCAGGATGGGTCAACAACAATTTTGAGAAGAATCCCGAAGAATCAGCAGGATTAGACGGACTTGATCAGATTATTATGAGCCCAATATCTTTTGCTTATGCTAAG ACTCCTAGAGAAGGTGCTCAGACAACTTTGCACTTGGCTTTCTCAGAATCGCTGAAGAATGTTACTGGCAAACATTTTTGGGACTGCGTCACTTTCCCCCTTCCTCCTGGAGCTAGAAACGAGAAATTCTGCCAGGATATCTGGAAAGAATCGGAGATTTTCGTGAAACTGGAAGATTCGGAAAAACTGCCGCTTATAAACCCAAAAAAAGAACATAATTATCGCTATATCTACCGAGAAGGTGAAGATGTTGAGGTTATGTTGGATCAACTCCGAAGCAAACAAGAGCAAATGGAAAGTACCAACAGCGACAAAgtagaaaatgaagaaaataaggAAATCGAAAAGGAGACGAAAGAtaatgaatttgttgaaaatggtGATGAAATCAAAAAGGAGAAGAAAGATGACGAGTTTGTTGAAAACGGCAATGAAAGTATTTTACGTTTCAGAAAAATAAACGACCAAAaagattttttaaatatgaacGGAGATGCAGAACATAAAGACAAGAAAGAAagaagttga
- the LOC123680657 gene encoding synaptic vesicular amine transporter-like isoform X2, translated as MKSPPEKSSGIIFVIVYLSFFLDNVLLTVVVPIIPDYLFSNEIKMKANITTYHSVTSLSPLQRKYESIDSENGVLGALLASKAFVQLLFTPFVGYAVTKVGCYLPMLLGSCNILLASLLFAYGKSYGLLVLARALHGSSSAAVSVSGMSLLAKHVPVELRPKLMPVAFGGIALGVLLGYPFGGAVYQHLGKQAPFILISLVISMNIGLQLNLINRFSSEEEDDTEECISDDLELINLLKDKKTMIASGAICISTTTMAVLEPCVPLWLMGHFHPAPPRWILGAVFIPDSIGYFLGSHFGGLLPIEGWRVGLTAMLIGGLSSCGLSSATTIPQLFLPHFGIGLSVGLVDAILVPYLATIIDNRGSSKYGSVYTLQQLAVSLAYSFGPLLGGEAVNLIGFSWLMKIIGLLNVMFSPLLLELEKSSNQKVRRRDGSFEE; from the exons ATGAAGTCCCCTCCAGAAAAGTCCAGTGGGATTATATTTGTTATAGTttatttgagttttttcttGGACAATGTGCTTTTAACTGTTGTCG TGCCTATAATTCCTGATTATTTGTTctctaatgaaataaaaatgaaggCAAATATAACTACTTATCATAGTGTAACCTCTCTTAGTCCTCTTCAAAGAAAATATGAGAGTATTGATAGTGAGAATGGTGTTCTCGGAGCATTGTTGGCATCCAAAGCTTTTGTCCAACTGCTATTCACTCCCTTTGTTGGATATGCTGTAACAAAAGTTGGTTGTTACTTACCTATGTTATTAGGATCATGCAATATACTTCTAGCTTCTTTAC tGTTCGCCTATGGTAAGTCCTATGGTCTGCTTGTTCTTGCCAGAGCTCTACATGGAAGTTCATCTGCAGCAGTGTCTGTCAGTGGCATGTCCCTTTTGGCTAAACACGTTCCGGTAGAACTAAGACCAAAGTTGATGCCTGTAGCCTTTGGAGGCATAGCCTTAGGAGTCTTGCTTGGTTACCCATTTGGTGGGGCAGTATACCAACATCTTGGAAAACAAGCACCCTTCATCCTCATTTCCTTGGTCATAAGTATGAACATAG GTCTTCAGCTGAACCTCATAAACAGATTCAGTTCAGAGGAAGAAGATGATACTGAAGAATGTATCTCTGATGATTTGGAACTTATTAATCTTTTGAAGGATAAGAAAACAATGATAGCTTCAGGTGCTATATGTATTAGCACCACCACTATGGCTGTACTAGAACCTTGCGTACCTTTATGGTTGATGGGTCATTTTCACCCTGCACCTCCTAGATGGATACTGGGTGCTGTATTCATACCAGACAGCATAGGATATTTCCTTGGTTCACACTTTGGAG GTTTGCTTCCAATTGAAGGTTGGAGAGTAGGACTAACAGCAATGCTTATCGGTGGTTTGAGCTCTTGTGGTCTTTCTTCAGCTACCACAATTCCTCAACTATTCCTACCACACTTTGGCATAGGTTTGAGCGTTGGATTAGTTGACGCTATTTTAGTACCATACCTCGCTACcataatagataacagaggcaGCTCAAAATATGGCTCTGTGTATACCTTGCAGCAACTTGCTGTGAGTTTGGCATATTCTTTTGGACCTCTATTGGGAGGTGAAGCGGTGAATTTGATTGGATTCTCTTGGTTAATGAAGATAATTGGGTTGCTGAATGTCATGTTCAGTCCTCTTCTGTTGGAATTGGAAAAAAGTTCAAACCAGAAGGTGAGAA GAAGGGATGGTTCTTTTGAGGAATGA
- the LOC123680657 gene encoding synaptic vesicular amine transporter-like isoform X1, translated as MKSPPEKSSGIIFVIVYLSFFLDNVLLTVVVPIIPDYLFSNEIKMKANITTYHSVTSLSPLQRKYESIDSENGVLGALLASKAFVQLLFTPFVGYAVTKVGCYLPMLLGSCNILLASLLFAYGKSYGLLVLARALHGSSSAAVSVSGMSLLAKHVPVELRPKLMPVAFGGIALGVLLGYPFGGAVYQHLGKQAPFILISLVISMNIGLQLNLINRFSSEEEDDTEECISDDLELINLLKDKKTMIASGAICISTTTMAVLEPCVPLWLMGHFHPAPPRWILGAVFIPDSIGYFLGSHFGGLLPIEGWRVGLTAMLIGGLSSCGLSSATTIPQLFLPHFGIGLSVGLVDAILVPYLATIIDNRGSSKYGSVYTLQQLAVSLAYSFGPLLGGEAVNLIGFSWLMKIIGLLNVMFSPLLLELEKSSNQKEGMVLLRNESDTGSMYSSLREELSNIDSLESNRTEE; from the exons ATGAAGTCCCCTCCAGAAAAGTCCAGTGGGATTATATTTGTTATAGTttatttgagttttttcttGGACAATGTGCTTTTAACTGTTGTCG TGCCTATAATTCCTGATTATTTGTTctctaatgaaataaaaatgaaggCAAATATAACTACTTATCATAGTGTAACCTCTCTTAGTCCTCTTCAAAGAAAATATGAGAGTATTGATAGTGAGAATGGTGTTCTCGGAGCATTGTTGGCATCCAAAGCTTTTGTCCAACTGCTATTCACTCCCTTTGTTGGATATGCTGTAACAAAAGTTGGTTGTTACTTACCTATGTTATTAGGATCATGCAATATACTTCTAGCTTCTTTAC tGTTCGCCTATGGTAAGTCCTATGGTCTGCTTGTTCTTGCCAGAGCTCTACATGGAAGTTCATCTGCAGCAGTGTCTGTCAGTGGCATGTCCCTTTTGGCTAAACACGTTCCGGTAGAACTAAGACCAAAGTTGATGCCTGTAGCCTTTGGAGGCATAGCCTTAGGAGTCTTGCTTGGTTACCCATTTGGTGGGGCAGTATACCAACATCTTGGAAAACAAGCACCCTTCATCCTCATTTCCTTGGTCATAAGTATGAACATAG GTCTTCAGCTGAACCTCATAAACAGATTCAGTTCAGAGGAAGAAGATGATACTGAAGAATGTATCTCTGATGATTTGGAACTTATTAATCTTTTGAAGGATAAGAAAACAATGATAGCTTCAGGTGCTATATGTATTAGCACCACCACTATGGCTGTACTAGAACCTTGCGTACCTTTATGGTTGATGGGTCATTTTCACCCTGCACCTCCTAGATGGATACTGGGTGCTGTATTCATACCAGACAGCATAGGATATTTCCTTGGTTCACACTTTGGAG GTTTGCTTCCAATTGAAGGTTGGAGAGTAGGACTAACAGCAATGCTTATCGGTGGTTTGAGCTCTTGTGGTCTTTCTTCAGCTACCACAATTCCTCAACTATTCCTACCACACTTTGGCATAGGTTTGAGCGTTGGATTAGTTGACGCTATTTTAGTACCATACCTCGCTACcataatagataacagaggcaGCTCAAAATATGGCTCTGTGTATACCTTGCAGCAACTTGCTGTGAGTTTGGCATATTCTTTTGGACCTCTATTGGGAGGTGAAGCGGTGAATTTGATTGGATTCTCTTGGTTAATGAAGATAATTGGGTTGCTGAATGTCATGTTCAGTCCTCTTCTGTTGGAATTGGAAAAAAGTTCAAACCAGAAG GAAGGGATGGTTCTTTTGAGGAATGAGAGTGATACAGGCAGTATGTACTCAAGTTTGAGAGAAGAACTTTCGAATATTGATTCCTTGGAGAGCAACAGAACAGAAGAGTGA